A genomic region of Vicinamibacterales bacterium contains the following coding sequences:
- a CDS encoding Crp/Fnr family transcriptional regulator, giving the protein MRQGIHAADGPPRRPMTPSEYRRLLALYPSLLDAPSDLRDALRDTGDVSARRSGLRVFEDGDPCEGHSLLLDGSVRVSRAGADGRDVLLYRVTPGQSCVLTAVTVLGGTAFPATGTAETDIRLVRLPQALFLDLVTASTAFRRFVFTALTARFDDLMTLVNDALFRRVDQRLAVRLLRQPSPITITHRALADDVGTSREVVSRILETFAHEGLVKLGRRRIDVVDRVALEERRKLGDAVS; this is encoded by the coding sequence ATGCGTCAGGGAATCCACGCGGCCGACGGTCCGCCACGACGGCCGATGACCCCCAGCGAGTACCGCCGTCTGCTCGCGCTCTATCCCTCGCTGCTGGACGCGCCCTCGGACCTGCGCGACGCGCTGCGCGACACCGGCGACGTGAGCGCGCGGCGGTCGGGGCTGCGGGTCTTCGAGGACGGGGATCCCTGCGAGGGACACTCGCTGCTGCTCGACGGCTCGGTCCGCGTGTCGCGCGCCGGCGCCGACGGGCGTGACGTGCTGCTGTACCGCGTGACGCCCGGCCAAAGCTGCGTCCTGACGGCCGTCACCGTGCTCGGCGGCACCGCGTTCCCGGCGACGGGCACCGCCGAGACCGACATCCGGCTCGTCCGGCTGCCGCAGGCCCTGTTCCTCGATCTGGTCACGGCCTCGACGGCGTTTCGCCGCTTCGTCTTCACGGCGCTCACGGCGCGCTTCGACGACCTGATGACGCTCGTGAACGACGCGCTCTTCCGCCGCGTGGATCAACGGCTCGCGGTGCGACTGCTGCGCCAGCCGTCGCCCATCACGATCACCCATCGCGCGCTGGCCGACGACGTGGGCACGAGCCGGGAAGTCGTGAGCCGGATCCTCGAGACGTTCGCGCACGAGGGCCTCGTGAAGCTGGGACGGCGCCGCATCGACGTCGTCGACCGCGTCGCCCTCGAAGAACGCCGGAAGCTCGGGGATGCCGTCTCCTGA
- a CDS encoding carboxypeptidase-like regulatory domain-containing protein, which produces MDVRWLPGFLMVTLTLTGCDGTRPASPVGPSGEPPIVSPARPSISGSVYDTAFRPLPDTTIEAIEGPGAGASMTTSTGQFVLFGVFDATTRFRASHPGYRSETITPRGDGTRLSLYFVLESDAPQLDAAGRFLLQMSADPTCVGLPDVATSHTLPVVVTRDASKRWQYFVDAPSVTLLHGYAWEGWAIGVAGDVMSIGGGNLHGDPGLIEQVGPDAYLGFDGWAEGTGSVTGGPLLDTAFQGHIEYCGLPADSPVPIVDGRYQCPAQARVRCYSTSHHLTLTRQ; this is translated from the coding sequence ATGGACGTGCGCTGGCTTCCCGGGTTCCTGATGGTGACGTTGACGCTCACCGGCTGCGACGGGACGCGGCCGGCGAGCCCGGTCGGCCCGTCGGGGGAGCCGCCGATCGTGAGCCCCGCCCGCCCGTCGATCTCGGGCAGCGTGTACGACACGGCGTTCCGCCCGCTCCCGGACACCACGATCGAGGCCATCGAGGGGCCGGGCGCGGGCGCATCGATGACGACGAGCACCGGACAATTCGTCCTGTTCGGCGTGTTCGATGCGACCACGCGCTTCCGCGCCTCGCATCCCGGCTACCGCAGCGAGACGATCACGCCGAGGGGCGATGGCACCAGGCTGAGCCTCTACTTCGTCCTGGAATCCGACGCCCCCCAACTCGACGCGGCCGGGCGCTTCCTGCTGCAGATGTCGGCGGATCCGACCTGCGTCGGCCTGCCCGACGTGGCGACCTCGCACACACTCCCCGTCGTCGTGACGCGTGACGCCTCGAAGCGGTGGCAGTACTTCGTCGACGCGCCCTCGGTCACGCTGCTGCACGGCTATGCCTGGGAGGGGTGGGCCATCGGCGTGGCCGGCGACGTCATGTCGATCGGCGGCGGCAACCTGCACGGCGATCCCGGACTGATCGAGCAGGTGGGGCCCGACGCGTACCTCGGTTTCGATGGCTGGGCCGAGGGCACCGGCAGCGTCACCGGCGGTCCCCTGCTCGACACGGCCTTCCAGGGGCACATCGAATACTGCGGGCTGCCCGCGGACAGCCCGGTCCCGATCGTCGACGGTCGGTACCAGTGTCCCGCTCAGGCTCGGGTGCGCTGTTACTCGACCAGCCACCACTTGACGCTGACCCGCCAGTGA
- a CDS encoding cyclic nucleotide-binding domain-containing protein, which produces MSTTEPAAHPALARLPIFAKLDADGLADLETRLTRRRVPAGEPVFWFGDEGDTLYVIESGRVEVTAPAADGQHVLLDTLQAGAIFGELSLFDGGPRSATVRAVADCVLIELRRDAFHAFLRARPGVAIDVLQVLGARQRASTAALRGLKNPNAVIAEGTTRWQRVSDVVASVAASHTFTIAHLCWFGSWILTNIVASAGWLPARLAFDPFPFGLLTLIVSLEAIFLSIFVLVSQNRQSERDRIRTDLDHQVNVKAHVEIVGVVDRLERIERGLERLAAAASKDPVR; this is translated from the coding sequence ATGAGCACGACCGAACCGGCCGCGCATCCGGCGCTCGCGCGCCTCCCGATCTTCGCGAAGCTCGACGCCGACGGGCTGGCGGACCTCGAAACGCGCCTCACGCGGCGGCGCGTGCCGGCGGGGGAGCCCGTGTTCTGGTTCGGCGACGAGGGCGACACGCTCTACGTGATCGAGTCGGGCCGCGTCGAGGTGACGGCGCCCGCGGCCGACGGCCAGCACGTGCTGCTCGACACGCTGCAGGCCGGCGCGATCTTCGGGGAGCTGTCGCTCTTCGACGGCGGACCGCGGAGCGCGACCGTGCGCGCCGTGGCCGACTGCGTGCTCATCGAGCTGCGCCGCGACGCCTTCCACGCCTTCCTGCGGGCGCGGCCGGGCGTCGCCATCGACGTCCTGCAGGTGTTGGGCGCGCGTCAGCGGGCCAGCACGGCGGCCCTGCGCGGGCTGAAGAACCCGAACGCCGTGATCGCCGAGGGCACCACGCGTTGGCAGCGCGTCAGCGACGTGGTGGCCAGCGTGGCCGCCAGCCACACGTTCACGATCGCGCACCTCTGCTGGTTCGGCTCCTGGATCCTGACCAACATCGTCGCGAGCGCCGGCTGGCTGCCGGCCCGCCTGGCCTTCGATCCCTTCCCCTTCGGCCTCCTGACGCTCATCGTCAGCCTGGAGGCGATCTTCCTGTCGATCTTCGTGCTCGTCAGCCAGAACCGCCAGTCGGAGCGCGATCGCATCCGGACGGACCTGGACCACCAGGTGAACGTCAAGGCGCACGTGGAGATCGTGGGCGTGGTGGATCGCCTCGAGCGGATCGAGCGGGGCCTGGAGCGGCTGGCCGCGGCCGCGTCAAAGGATCCGGTGCGCTGA
- a CDS encoding winged helix-turn-helix domain-containing protein yields the protein MRFLFGPFVLDPDARQLTRGSDVLHLTPKAFDLLAALVATRPRVLTKGDLQARLWPETYVSDANLSNLVAEVRAALGDDARAPAFVRTAYGSGYAFCATVREQTASDDASAVLGWFEWSDRRIPLTAGTHVVGRDEGAAIRLDHVTVSRGHARVVVNKAGATIEDTGSKNGTFRQGVRLVAPAPLADGDTIAIGSVVMTYRARGVAGTTRTHVAS from the coding sequence GTGCGGTTCCTGTTCGGGCCGTTCGTGCTGGATCCCGACGCACGCCAGCTCACACGCGGTTCGGACGTCCTCCACCTGACGCCGAAGGCGTTCGACCTGCTCGCGGCGCTGGTGGCGACCCGCCCGCGCGTGCTGACCAAGGGCGACCTGCAGGCGCGCCTGTGGCCGGAGACCTACGTCAGCGACGCCAATCTCTCGAATCTCGTGGCCGAGGTGCGCGCCGCCCTCGGCGATGACGCACGCGCCCCGGCGTTCGTGCGCACGGCGTACGGCTCCGGCTACGCGTTCTGCGCGACCGTCCGAGAGCAGACGGCCTCAGACGACGCGTCGGCGGTCCTCGGCTGGTTCGAGTGGAGCGACCGGCGGATTCCGCTGACCGCCGGCACGCACGTGGTGGGCCGCGACGAAGGCGCCGCGATTCGGCTGGATCACGTCACGGTGTCGCGCGGCCATGCCCGCGTCGTGGTCAACAAGGCGGGCGCGACCATCGAGGACACCGGCAGCAAGAACGGCACGTTTCGACAGGGCGTTCGGCTCGTCGCGCCGGCGCCGCTGGCCGATGGGGACACCATCGCGATCGGCTCCGTCGTGATGACCTATCGCGCCCGCGGGGTGGCGGGGACGACGCGGACCCACGTCGCCTCCTGA
- a CDS encoding CapA family protein, with protein sequence MLLARRLSVVGVVLSSVVVLTADDAWKWSGSFGRDAVELLIIGDVQVHTRRPDPTTAFARVRETLKGADLVYANLEGLLVDSAGAKTDIPDKPEWTHPGPGGVKALAPANIAVVGVANNVASGRQNILKSLGVLDAHGIAHVGAGRNLEAAHAPAIVERKGTRIGFLQYTARWYRDADAIATPTEAGVARLASKDGVAIEPEDLARVKADIAGLRAKVDVVVVSHHNRDGSTPVQFDGRQGTFASRDRTRAEAYQQTFAHAALDAGADLVFGHGTHTVQGVEVYKGKPILYAIGHSTFDQPGYEKSTDGLFVRTVIRGKRIVRVSFVPVSRDRQNDVYLLDPTTGEGAALVKAVTDRSPAPPALRVDGKEVVLLDAPATSTAR encoded by the coding sequence ATGCTGCTCGCACGCAGGTTGTCCGTCGTGGGTGTCGTGCTGTCGTCGGTGGTCGTGCTGACGGCCGACGACGCGTGGAAGTGGAGCGGCAGCTTCGGCCGCGACGCCGTGGAGCTGCTCATCATCGGCGACGTCCAGGTGCACACGAGGCGCCCGGATCCCACGACGGCGTTCGCCCGGGTCCGCGAGACGCTGAAGGGCGCCGATCTCGTGTACGCGAATCTCGAGGGCCTGCTCGTCGACTCGGCCGGCGCGAAGACCGACATCCCCGACAAGCCGGAGTGGACCCACCCCGGGCCCGGCGGCGTGAAGGCCCTGGCGCCCGCGAACATCGCGGTGGTCGGCGTGGCGAACAACGTGGCCTCCGGACGGCAGAACATCCTGAAGAGCCTTGGCGTGCTCGACGCCCACGGCATCGCGCACGTCGGCGCGGGCCGCAATCTCGAGGCGGCGCACGCGCCGGCCATCGTCGAACGCAAGGGCACGCGGATCGGCTTCCTCCAATACACGGCGCGCTGGTATCGCGATGCCGACGCGATCGCGACGCCGACCGAGGCCGGCGTGGCCCGGCTGGCGTCCAAGGACGGGGTGGCCATCGAGCCGGAGGACCTCGCGCGCGTCAAGGCCGACATCGCGGGCCTGCGCGCGAAGGTGGACGTCGTGGTCGTGTCCCACCACAACCGCGACGGCTCGACGCCGGTGCAGTTCGACGGGCGGCAAGGCACGTTCGCCTCGCGGGACCGGACACGCGCCGAAGCCTACCAGCAGACCTTCGCGCACGCGGCCCTGGACGCGGGCGCGGACCTCGTGTTCGGCCACGGGACGCACACGGTGCAGGGCGTCGAGGTGTACAAGGGCAAGCCGATCCTGTACGCGATCGGCCACTCGACCTTCGATCAGCCCGGCTACGAGAAGTCCACCGACGGCCTCTTCGTCCGCACCGTGATCCGCGGCAAGCGCATCGTCCGCGTCTCGTTCGTGCCGGTCTCGCGCGACCGCCAGAACGACGTCTACCTGCTGGACCCGACGACGGGCGAAGGCGCGGCGCTGGTCAAGGCGGTGACCGACCGTTCGCCCGCGCCGCCGGCGCTGCGCGTCGACGGCAAGGAAGTGGTGCTCCTGGACGCGCCGGCGACCTCCACGGCGCGCTAG
- a CDS encoding Ig-like domain-containing protein, protein MRTHALRAGALAAAVAAALLTGPRLAGQAGHWVVIGWNNLGMHCLDADFSLFSLLPPFNSIQAQVIDPAGHLVTGSSVRVVYRAAADPTGSINRTSVGKTNFWQYAPALFGLVFPGDRGLTGAAMPGTTNADQPLPFDPAFDWYGIEGIPITPYDDTGSKNTYPLMEMRVLSAGGQTLASTVNTLPVSDEMDCSTCHASGSDVAARPSSGWAFDPDPQRDYRLNILLLHDDRQQGDTTYQAALAARGLSKGLYRSAVEDVKPAMCATCHLSNALPGSGYPGIGALTASIHTMHAGVTDPGTGMTLDDSNNRSACYRCHPGSVTRCLRGTMGNTVAADGSMAIQCQNCHGPMRAVGNASRVGWLDEPTCQQCHTGTAVQNGGAIRFTSALLPDGSPRPVVNPIFATEPDAPASGLSLYRFSAGHGGLQCAACHGSTHAEYPASHANDNLQSVALQGHAGTLGECNACHTASVPTQTAGGPHGMHPVGPRWVQDHHDVAERDPVPCRDCHGANYRGTELSRTFSARTMFNRAFFKGQQVGCYTCHRGPTSDDTNPNRAPVATSLNVATAQDVPVPLTLTATDADGNTLTYRIVSQPANGTVGLNGTAATYYPFDAFTGNDTFTYAAWDGSTDSNLATVTVTVDAPVPPPTPAITSVVALSNPFRIRIDGKHFSRGAAVSIGTDRTPWPSVSWVGSDRLILDGLALGGKYPAGRAVTIRIVNPDGGSAMTTYRRRSR, encoded by the coding sequence ATGCGAACCCACGCACTGCGTGCGGGGGCGCTGGCCGCGGCGGTCGCGGCGGCGCTGCTCACCGGACCGCGTCTTGCCGGACAGGCCGGCCACTGGGTGGTGATCGGCTGGAACAACCTCGGCATGCACTGCCTCGACGCCGACTTCAGCCTGTTCTCGCTGCTCCCGCCGTTCAATTCCATCCAGGCCCAGGTGATCGATCCGGCGGGCCACCTGGTGACGGGCTCCAGCGTGCGCGTGGTCTACCGCGCGGCCGCCGACCCCACCGGGTCCATCAACAGGACGTCCGTCGGCAAGACCAACTTCTGGCAGTACGCGCCGGCGCTGTTCGGCCTGGTGTTTCCCGGCGATCGGGGACTGACGGGCGCCGCCATGCCGGGGACCACCAACGCGGATCAGCCACTCCCGTTCGACCCCGCGTTCGACTGGTACGGCATCGAGGGCATCCCGATCACGCCGTACGACGACACCGGCAGCAAGAACACGTATCCCCTGATGGAGATGCGCGTGCTGAGCGCCGGCGGCCAGACGCTCGCGTCCACCGTGAACACGCTGCCCGTGTCGGACGAGATGGACTGCTCCACCTGTCACGCCTCCGGCTCCGACGTGGCGGCCCGGCCGTCCTCGGGCTGGGCGTTCGATCCCGATCCGCAGCGGGACTACCGGCTCAACATCCTGCTCCTCCACGACGACCGCCAGCAGGGCGACACCACCTATCAGGCCGCGCTCGCGGCCCGCGGGCTGTCGAAGGGGCTCTACCGGTCAGCGGTGGAGGACGTGAAGCCCGCCATGTGCGCCACGTGCCACCTGTCGAACGCGCTGCCCGGCAGCGGCTATCCGGGCATCGGCGCGCTCACCGCGTCCATCCACACGATGCACGCCGGCGTGACGGACCCGGGCACGGGCATGACCCTGGACGACAGCAACAACCGCTCCGCCTGCTACCGGTGCCACCCCGGGTCGGTGACCCGCTGCCTGCGCGGCACGATGGGCAACACCGTCGCGGCGGATGGCTCGATGGCGATCCAGTGCCAGAACTGCCACGGCCCGATGCGCGCGGTGGGCAACGCGTCGAGAGTGGGCTGGCTCGACGAGCCGACCTGCCAGCAGTGCCACACGGGCACGGCGGTCCAGAACGGCGGCGCCATCCGCTTCACGAGCGCCCTCCTGCCCGACGGCTCGCCACGTCCGGTCGTGAACCCGATCTTCGCGACCGAGCCGGACGCCCCGGCCTCGGGGCTGTCGCTGTACCGCTTCTCGGCCGGACACGGCGGCCTCCAGTGCGCGGCCTGCCACGGGTCCACGCACGCCGAGTATCCCGCCTCGCACGCCAACGACAACCTCCAGTCGGTGGCGCTCCAGGGACACGCCGGGACGCTGGGCGAGTGCAACGCCTGCCACACGGCCTCGGTGCCGACCCAGACTGCCGGTGGCCCGCACGGCATGCACCCCGTGGGACCGCGCTGGGTCCAGGACCACCACGACGTGGCCGAGCGCGACCCCGTGCCGTGCCGGGACTGCCACGGCGCGAACTACCGCGGCACGGAGCTGTCGCGCACCTTCTCCGCCCGCACGATGTTCAACCGCGCGTTCTTCAAGGGCCAGCAGGTGGGCTGCTACACCTGCCACCGCGGCCCGACGAGCGACGACACGAACCCGAACCGCGCGCCCGTCGCGACGAGCCTCAACGTGGCGACGGCGCAGGACGTGCCGGTGCCGCTGACGCTGACGGCGACCGATGCCGACGGCAACACCCTGACCTACAGGATCGTGTCGCAGCCCGCCAACGGCACGGTGGGCCTCAACGGCACCGCCGCCACGTATTACCCCTTCGATGCCTTCACCGGGAACGACACCTTCACCTACGCCGCGTGGGATGGGTCGACGGACTCGAATCTCGCGACCGTGACGGTCACGGTGGACGCGCCGGTGCCGCCGCCGACGCCCGCGATCACGAGCGTGGTCGCGCTGTCGAACCCCTTCCGGATCCGCATCGACGGGAAGCACTTCAGCCGCGGGGCCGCCGTGTCCATCGGCACCGACAGGACGCCGTGGCCGTCCGTGTCGTGGGTGGGCTCGGATCGGCTGATCCTCGATGGTCTGGCGCTGGGCGGGAAGTACCCGGCGGGCCGGGCCGTGACGATCCGCATCGTCAATCCCGACGGCGGATCCGCGATGACGACATACCGGCGCCGTTCGCGTTGA
- a CDS encoding methyltransferase domain-containing protein translates to MATAWNPDQYLRFAEPRLRPALDLMGRLVFPDGGPTTVVDLGCGTGSVTALLMARWPAASVTGIDNSAEMLARAAAAVPAGHWVEAPVDGWTAPDGVDLAFSNAALHWLPDHGTLFPHLATQVRSGGRLAVQMPRNFAAPSHTGIAETARSGPWRARLEPLIRETPVLTPAQYYAALQPFGDVDIWETEYLQVLHGPDPVKEWTKGTWLRPFLAALDGSERDAFEAEYAARMRDAYPARADGTTLFPFRRLFIVLRRG, encoded by the coding sequence ATGGCGACGGCGTGGAACCCCGATCAGTACCTCCGGTTCGCCGAGCCGCGTCTGCGCCCGGCGCTGGATCTCATGGGCCGCCTGGTCTTCCCGGATGGCGGACCGACGACCGTCGTCGATCTCGGCTGCGGTACCGGCTCGGTCACGGCGCTCCTGATGGCGCGCTGGCCCGCCGCCTCGGTGACGGGCATCGACAACTCGGCCGAGATGCTGGCGCGGGCCGCCGCCGCGGTGCCGGCCGGCCACTGGGTCGAGGCGCCCGTGGACGGCTGGACCGCCCCGGACGGCGTCGACCTGGCCTTCTCGAATGCGGCCCTCCACTGGCTGCCCGACCACGGCACGCTCTTCCCCCACCTCGCGACGCAAGTGCGTTCCGGCGGGAGGCTGGCCGTGCAGATGCCCCGGAACTTCGCCGCCCCCTCGCACACCGGCATCGCCGAGACGGCGCGCAGCGGACCCTGGCGCGCACGTCTCGAGCCGCTCATTCGGGAGACGCCCGTCCTGACGCCGGCCCAGTACTACGCCGCGCTCCAGCCGTTCGGCGACGTGGACATCTGGGAGACCGAATACCTGCAGGTGCTCCACGGTCCCGATCCGGTGAAGGAATGGACGAAGGGCACGTGGCTCCGGCCGTTCCTGGCCGCCCTCGATGGCTCGGAGCGCGACGCCTTCGAGGCCGAGTACGCCGCGCGGATGCGGGACGCCTACCCGGCGCGCGCCGACGGCACCACACTCTTCCCGTTCCGCCGGCTGTTCATCGTGCTGCGGCGCGGCTGA
- a CDS encoding PAS domain-containing protein, whose amino-acid sequence MTSEHREGGRQADPAFAAPNLKRFVDDAPTAMAMFDRDMRYLAASRRWLSDYQLDATAVIGRSHYDIFPEIPERWRQVHRRALAGDVVRASEDAFVRESGDTQWLNWEVRPWFASAGTVGGLVMFTEDVTARKRAELEIRDRDAILTGIAENLPGFVVARIDRDLRYRFAAGAYDELTGLRPADVVGRPFHDVVGQEAYAEAAPMIARALEGEKVTFQRTARLADGRDVHRLVSLVPDRDASGQVQGLLLVAVDVTDRVMAEEQFRHAQRMESIGILAGGVAHDFNNVLATVVMQVGLLSESPHLTAEERDGLEQIKRSADRATNLTRQLLMFSRRQVMQTRTLDLNEQVKDVVRMLRRIIGEDVELHLELKAGALLTRADPGMLDQVLLNLAVNARDAMPGGGRLTIETCARVLPHSSPRPYADCPDGPYVCLRVRDTGSGIAPDVRPRIFEPFFTTKAPGHGTGLGLATVFGIVRQHRGWIDVTSEVGKGSAFTVMLPAVVEEPSRPQVSARREMPRGSETLLVVEDEAPVRVLVRKVLERAGYSVIEAGSGADGLAKWNAHGDAIRLVLTDLVMPDGMSGLALAARLLSERPDLKVLFASGYSADVAGRDFELKEGQNFLQKPFSPPQLLQAVRQALDA is encoded by the coding sequence ATGACATCTGAGCATCGCGAGGGGGGCCGCCAGGCGGACCCGGCATTCGCGGCCCCCAACCTCAAACGGTTCGTCGACGATGCGCCGACGGCGATGGCCATGTTCGACCGCGACATGCGGTACCTGGCGGCGAGCCGCCGCTGGCTCTCCGACTATCAGCTGGACGCGACGGCCGTGATCGGGCGGTCGCACTACGACATCTTCCCGGAGATTCCCGAACGCTGGCGGCAGGTCCATCGCCGCGCCCTGGCCGGCGACGTGGTCCGCGCGAGCGAGGACGCGTTCGTCCGCGAGAGCGGCGACACGCAATGGCTCAACTGGGAGGTGCGCCCCTGGTTCGCATCGGCGGGCACGGTGGGCGGCCTCGTGATGTTCACCGAGGACGTGACCGCCCGGAAGCGCGCCGAGCTGGAGATTCGCGACCGGGACGCGATCCTGACGGGCATCGCCGAGAACCTCCCCGGATTCGTCGTCGCGCGCATCGACCGCGACCTTCGCTACCGGTTCGCCGCCGGCGCCTACGACGAGCTCACCGGACTGCGGCCGGCCGACGTGGTGGGCCGCCCCTTCCACGATGTCGTCGGGCAGGAGGCGTACGCGGAGGCCGCGCCCATGATCGCGAGGGCGCTGGAGGGCGAGAAGGTGACCTTCCAGCGCACGGCACGGCTCGCCGACGGGCGCGACGTCCACCGCCTGGTGTCGCTCGTGCCCGACCGCGACGCCTCCGGGCAGGTGCAGGGACTCCTGCTCGTGGCGGTCGACGTGACCGACCGCGTGATGGCGGAGGAGCAGTTCCGCCACGCCCAGCGGATGGAGTCCATCGGGATCCTGGCCGGCGGCGTCGCGCACGACTTCAACAACGTCCTGGCCACCGTCGTCATGCAGGTGGGCCTCCTGTCCGAGAGCCCGCATCTCACCGCGGAGGAACGCGACGGCCTCGAGCAGATCAAGCGGTCCGCCGATCGGGCCACCAACCTCACCCGGCAGCTCCTGATGTTCAGCCGCCGCCAGGTGATGCAGACCCGTACGCTCGATCTCAACGAGCAGGTCAAGGACGTCGTCCGCATGCTGCGCCGGATCATCGGTGAGGACGTCGAGCTGCACCTGGAACTGAAGGCCGGGGCGCTGCTCACGCGGGCCGACCCTGGCATGCTCGATCAGGTGCTCCTGAACCTGGCCGTCAACGCACGGGATGCCATGCCCGGCGGGGGCCGGTTGACGATCGAGACCTGCGCGCGGGTGCTGCCCCATTCCTCGCCGCGGCCGTACGCCGACTGCCCGGACGGGCCCTACGTCTGTCTGCGGGTGCGGGACACCGGATCCGGCATCGCGCCCGACGTGCGGCCCCGCATCTTCGAGCCCTTCTTCACGACCAAGGCGCCCGGCCACGGCACCGGGCTCGGGCTGGCGACGGTGTTCGGCATCGTCCGCCAGCACCGGGGCTGGATCGACGTGACGAGCGAGGTCGGGAAGGGCAGCGCCTTCACCGTCATGCTGCCGGCGGTCGTGGAGGAGCCGAGCCGCCCGCAGGTGTCGGCCCGGCGCGAGATGCCGCGGGGGTCCGAGACGCTGCTGGTCGTGGAGGACGAGGCGCCCGTCCGCGTCCTGGTGCGCAAGGTGCTCGAGCGCGCCGGCTACAGCGTGATCGAGGCGGGCAGCGGCGCCGACGGACTCGCGAAGTGGAACGCGCACGGCGATGCCATCCGCCTGGTGCTGACCGACCTGGTCATGCCCGACGGGATGAGCGGCCTCGCCCTGGCGGCCAGGCTGCTGAGCGAGCGCCCCGACCTGAAGGTGCTCTTCGCCAGCGGGTACAGCGCCGACGTCGCCGGCCGGGACTTCGAGCTCAAGGAAGGGCAGAACTTCCTGCAGAAGCCGTTCTCGCCGCCGCAGCTGCTGCAGGCGGTCCGCCAGGCCCTGGACGCCTGA
- a CDS encoding M20/M25/M40 family metallo-hydrolase has protein sequence MRERALLTSCAALLLGALVSVSAQVADPIDLTALQRIKEEGFERSKVMDTAWWLTDMYGPRLTNSPQMRAAADWAAKTLTGWGLANVKQEPWGSQFGRGWSNQRTVLHVVTPEPWPVIAYARAWTPGTGGPITADAVLAPMANDADLEKYKGTLKGKVVLIQNPRDVQPLWQAPATRFTDEQLDEMAMQEPPRQGGGPGRGNFGAQRAFQAKRAAFLLAEGVAAVLEPGAGMGDSGSVLVAAGGSRDPKDPPVPTQLAVATEHYNRIARLLEHKVPVTLDLDVRSTFQDRDLGMFNIVGEIPGTDKADEIVMLGAHFDSWHAGTGATDNAAGSAVMMEAMRILKQSGVRLRRTVRLALWTGEEQGLIGSREYVKAHFADPATMQLRPEHAKLAGYFNMDNGTGAYRGVYLQGNEAAAPIFQQWIEAFENLGMTHLTIRNTGGTDHLSYNAVGLPGFQFIQDPVQYGSRTHHTNLDVYDQLVPADMMKNAVITAAFVLQAANRDEMLPRKALPKAQPPARPTSQQ, from the coding sequence GTGAGAGAACGCGCGCTACTGACTTCCTGTGCCGCGCTGCTGCTCGGCGCCCTCGTCTCCGTGTCGGCCCAGGTGGCCGACCCCATCGACCTCACCGCCCTCCAGCGCATCAAGGAGGAGGGATTCGAACGCTCCAAAGTGATGGACACGGCCTGGTGGCTGACCGACATGTACGGGCCACGCCTCACCAACTCGCCCCAGATGCGGGCGGCCGCAGACTGGGCCGCGAAGACCCTCACGGGCTGGGGGCTGGCCAACGTGAAGCAGGAACCGTGGGGCAGCCAGTTCGGGCGCGGCTGGAGCAACCAGCGCACCGTGCTCCACGTGGTGACACCCGAGCCGTGGCCCGTCATCGCCTACGCGCGCGCCTGGACGCCGGGCACGGGCGGACCGATCACGGCCGACGCCGTCCTGGCCCCGATGGCGAACGACGCGGACCTGGAGAAGTACAAGGGCACGCTCAAGGGCAAGGTGGTGCTCATCCAGAACCCGCGCGACGTGCAGCCGCTGTGGCAGGCGCCGGCAACGCGCTTCACCGACGAGCAGCTGGACGAGATGGCGATGCAGGAGCCGCCGCGGCAGGGCGGCGGGCCCGGCCGTGGCAACTTCGGCGCGCAGCGCGCCTTTCAGGCCAAGCGCGCGGCGTTCCTCCTGGCCGAGGGGGTGGCGGCCGTGCTCGAACCGGGCGCAGGCATGGGCGACAGCGGCAGCGTGCTCGTCGCCGCGGGCGGCTCGCGCGACCCCAAGGACCCACCGGTCCCGACCCAGCTCGCGGTGGCCACCGAGCACTACAACCGGATCGCGCGCCTCCTCGAGCACAAGGTGCCGGTGACGCTCGACCTCGATGTGCGCTCGACGTTCCAGGACCGGGACCTGGGGATGTTCAACATCGTGGGCGAGATCCCGGGCACCGACAAGGCCGACGAGATCGTCATGCTCGGCGCGCACTTCGACTCCTGGCACGCCGGCACCGGCGCCACCGACAACGCCGCCGGATCGGCCGTGATGATGGAGGCGATGCGGATCCTGAAGCAGTCGGGTGTCCGGCTGCGAAGGACCGTGCGGCTGGCGCTGTGGACGGGCGAGGAGCAGGGGCTCATCGGGTCGCGCGAGTACGTCAAGGCGCACTTCGCCGACCCGGCGACGATGCAGCTCAGGCCCGAACACGCGAAGCTGGCGGGCTACTTCAACATGGACAACGGGACCGGCGCGTACCGCGGCGTGTACCTGCAGGGCAACGAGGCCGCGGCGCCGATCTTCCAGCAATGGATCGAGGCGTTCGAGAACCTCGGCATGACGCACCTGACGATCCGCAACACCGGCGGCACCGATCACCTGTCCTACAACGCCGTGGGCCTGCCGGGGTTCCAGTTCATCCAGGATCCGGTGCAGTACGGCTCCCGGACGCACCACACGAACCTCGACGTCTACGACCAGCTCGTGCCGGCCGACATGATGAAGAACGCCGTCATCACCGCCGCGTTCGTGCTGCAGGCCGCGAATCGCGACGAGATGCTGCCGCGCAAGGCGCTGCCCAAGGCGCAGCCGCCGGCGCGGCCGACGTCACAGCAGTAG